One genomic segment of Drosophila melanogaster chromosome 3R includes these proteins:
- the CG6073 gene encoding uncharacterized protein, isoform A, with amino-acid sequence METVKELVQFMQPNQRLDLKAVALTHVLGLTGSSEGKSAILSLDEMLMAIFGLTFDANQTVAKDAVLSLINLTSEEEAAIKVFQLAKQLQPPFAIVEVAAKEITNEQSDLADPWSMVLSNLTRVESLVHEILDTLERDDHTLPRLAKAFAQLDYNKKKAKLHYLAPIFCNLTQVSRGRELCCHRKYELLEKLLPFASFEGSVVRRGGTIGILKNVCFDTVYHDVILNEQSSILVAILQPLCGPEEFSDEDNELLPIELQYLPESKTREEDPDLRKMLLECLLQLCSTRRSREILRSRGVYEILREYHKWEAKVGKDSDCLLACENVVDILIKKEEEIGLDNYKTEVEVPAEQSEKFVQEDAAYVKSLLD; translated from the exons ATGGAGACTGTGAAGGAACTGGTTCAATTCATGCAACCGAATCAGCGGCTGGACTTAAAGGCAGTAGCCCTAACACATGTTTTAG GATTGACTGGCAGCTCAGAGGGCAAATCAGCAATACTTTCACTAGATGAAATGCTAATGGCCATTTTTGGACTGACATTCGATGCAAATCAAACGGTGGCCAAGGATGCGGTTTTAAGCCTAATAAATTTAACGTCCGAAGAGGAAGCAGCAATTAAAGTTTTCCAACTGGCGAAACAATTGCAACCG CCATTTGCCATCGTAGAAGTGGCTGCCAAGGAAATAACCAACGAGCAATCCGATCTGGCTGATCCCTGGAGCATGGTCTTGAGCAACCTAACGCGAGTGGAATCTCTGGTCCACGAGATCCTGGACACGCTGGAAAGAGACGATCACACGCTGCCCCGCTTGGCAAAGGCCTTCGCGCAATTGGACTACAACAAAAAGAAGGCCAAGCTGCATTATCTGGCGCCCATCTTCTGCAATCTGACCCAGGTTTCTCGGGGCAGGGAACTGTGCTGCCATCGGAAATACGAGTTGCTGGAGAAACTACTGCCCTTTGCCTCATTCGAGGGAAGTGTAGTGCGGCGTGGCGGCACCATTGGCATTCTGAAGAACGTTTGCTTCGACACTGTCTACCACGATGTGATCCTAAACGAGCAGAGCAGTATTCTGGTGGCAATCCTGCAGCCACTGTGCGGTCCAGAAGAGTTCAGCGACGAGGACAATGAATTGTTGCCCATCGAACTGCAG TACCTACCTGAAAGTAAAACGCGCGAAGAGGATCCCGATTTGCGGAAAATGCTGCTGGAGTGTTTGCTGCAACTGTGCTCCACACGTCGCAGCCGGGAAATCCTGCGCTCCAGGGGCGTCTATGAGATCCTGCGGGAGTACCACAAGTGGGAGGCCAAGGTGGGCAAGGACAGCGACTGTCTGCTGGCCTGCGAGAACGTGGTGGACATTCTGATCAAGAAAGAGGAAGAGATTGGCCTGGACAACTATAAAACCGAAGTGGAAGTGCCTGCAGAGCAGTCAGAAAAATTCGTCCAGGAGGACGCCGCCTATGTGAAGAGTTTGCTTGATTGA
- the CG34130 gene encoding uncharacterized protein — MKYIREIFSIALLLTEVGAAHSSWWNSSASYLHGRPPVRTLNKNGIRRTSGGHAVPWLLRIVDGPTFVCGASYLSALYALTSANCMHSHRSQMESLSVELVSSDSRQDNQLDSHDPPNALIRNIIVSKDWHWPGTFMDVAVIELTNRLRGNRNNYVTLCTNPLSSYKSLSVVSYGAGPAENVRTEEIEVLNRMICDSAYGNFLLRETVACAKEFKRSADCMFSAGCPVTAGDQLCGIVAWSPACKRSNLPGIFTDIHQVKRFILKAISGKHKGTSHPKTERASDNVPEWHSGLWLSR, encoded by the coding sequence ATGAAATATATTCGGGAAATCTTTTCAATCGCTCTTCTTCTGACAGAAGTCGGAGCTGCACACTCTAGTTGGTGGAATTCTTCAGCCTCGTACTTGCATGGCAGGCCACCAGTGAGAACATTGAACAAGAATGGAATTCGTCGAACCTCGGGTGGTCATGCGGTCCCTTGGCTATTAAGGATAGTTGATGGACCTACTTTCGTCTGCGGAGCCTCGTACTTAAGTGCTTTGTATGCCCTCACCTCAGCAAACTGTATGCATAGTCATAGGTCACAGATGGAGTCGCTCAGTGTGGAGTTGGTATCGTCGGACAGCCGGCAGGATAATCAGCTTGATTCGCATGATCCTCCAAACGCCCTTATCCGCAACATAATCGTTTCGAAGGATTGGCACTGGCCTGGAACTTTTATGGATGTCGCTGTCATAGAACTGACCAACCGCCTGCGTGGCAATCGGAATAACTATGTTACCCTCTGTACCAATCCGCTGAGCTCGTACAAAAGCCTTTCCGTTGTGTCCTACGGCGCAGGACCCGCGGAAAACGTACGAACAGAAGAAATTGAGGTGCTCAACCGAATGATCTGCGATTCGGCGTACGGCAATTTTCTTCTGCGCGAAACTGTCGCCTGTGCCAAGGAATTTAAAAGGAGCGCAGACTGTATGTTTAGCGCCGGATGTCCTGTGACTGCTGGAGATCAGCTTTGTGGTATCGTCGCCTGGAGTCCCGCCTGCAAGAGATCCAATTTACCAGGGATCTTCACCGATATCCATCAGGTTAAACGATTCATTCTGAAGGCGATCAGTGGAAAGCATAAGGGCACTAGCCATCCAAAAACGGAACGGGCATCAGATAACGTACCCGAGTGGCACTCGGGTCTCTGGCTAAGTCGTTAA
- the CG34129 gene encoding uncharacterized protein, whose translation MGLSKIWLLVSCLLWTCLPQSQGTVYPRDILLKTPKFRRVWGGVQSNTGPNFGGWLLRILNGDGNFACGAAYYAPLLVITSANCIYPYRNSLEGATVEGTAFSECDRENYADIDTIQFPEKFIYQKLYMDVAVVRLRDPVRGRLTEFIRLCSVKVQPKMQMVVFGWGFDNTEVEIPSSDPRNVTVTIISIKECRQKFKSPKIASTSICARQPKNPKQCLYDGGSPLIYGRELCGVVSFGSHCIDTSRPGMYTNIRRVKRFITETEESINAGDVFRSTKVVKETKKPPKKTIKPKSKPVKIQRLLRTVMVEPLVC comes from the coding sequence ATGGGACTCTCGAAGATCTGGCTTCTGGTGAGTTGTCTGCTGTGGACCTGCCTGCCCCAGAGCCAGGGAACGGTGTATCCGAGGGACATCCTTCTAAAGACTCCGAAATTTCGACGCGTCTGGGGCGGGGTGCAGTCCAACACAGGCCCGAATTTCGGAGGCTGGCTGTTGCGGATCCTGAACGGTGACGGTAACTTTGCCTGCGGAGCTGCCTACTATGCCCCTCTGCTCGTGATCACCTCGGCCAACTGCATCTATCCGTATCGGAACAGCCTTGAAGGTGCCACGGTGGAGGGCACCGCGTTCTCCGAATGCGATAGGGAGAACTATGCTGATATCGATACGATTCAATTTCCCGAGAAATTTATCTACCAGAAACTCTACATGGACGTGGCAGTAGTGCGTCTAAGGGATCCCGTTAGGGGACGGCTCACTGAGTTCATCCGTCTTTGCAGCGTCAAAGTGCAGCCCAAAATGCAGATGGTGGTCTTCGGATGGGGTTTCGACAATACGGAGGTGGAGATACCCTCATCGGATCCCCGAAACGTTACAGTAACTATTATATCCATTAAGGAGTGCcgtcaaaaattcaaaagccCAAAGATAGCGAGCACATCGATCTGCGCCAGGCAGCCCAAGAATCCGAAGCAGTGCCTCTACGACGGAGGAAGCCCCCTGATTTACGGAAGAGAGCTCTGCGGCGTCGTGTCCTTCGGGTCACACTGCATCGACACCTCTAGGCCCGGCATGTACACCAACATCAGAAGAGTAAAACGATTCATTACTGAAACGGAAGAATCCATAAATGCCGGTGATGTCTTCAGATCAACTAAAGTAGTGAAAGAAACAAAGAAACCCCCAAAGAAAACAATCAAACCAAAATCGAAACCAGTAAAGATACAACGTCTTTTAAGAACTGTAATGGTGGAGCCCTTGGTGTGTTGA